Proteins encoded in a region of the Ornithodoros turicata isolate Travis chromosome 3, ASM3712646v1, whole genome shotgun sequence genome:
- the LOC135389659 gene encoding uncharacterized protein LOC135389659, translated as MNSLSLDLSPEPWFPKFLVPHAEDETKPLSKVSPFLIAKEIEKIIGKSYKAKKLSSGDIQIEVESRSQSSALVCIKKLGDIPVSITKHRILNIVKGVISESELLDCSDSEIEEGLREHGVVAARRIIMRRDGKEMQTKHIVLSFQLHRLPETIKAGYLNCHVRPYIPNPRRCFKCQRFGHGSQVCRGQKTCPKCSGNGHTPESCENTVRCANCKGDHPVYSRSCPRWKEEKEILRIKAEQNISYQAAKAQAEFARKGTFSEVARRGVAPPRKSVETQTSGCLPQTPQQKGGDTRVSPPAPMSPGSTLACQAHTKEIATASSDVDGTVSVWDGTMPEPSQTMSQSMELDDDDCLSQKSSSSLPGVLSQGKEKREKTSGRGRGSRTKDMQKLPPRRITPP; from the coding sequence ATGAACTCGCTCAGCTTAGACCTGTCTCCAGAGCCATGGTTCCCGAAATTCCTTGTGCCCCATGCTGAGGACGAGACAAAGCCATTATCGAAAGTGTCGCCATTCCTCATTGCTAAAGAAATCGAAAAGATCATAGGGAAATCGTACAAAGCAAAGAAGCTCTCATCTGGAGACATTCAAATTGAGGTAGAAAGCAGATCTCAAAGTTCAGCTCTCGTGTGTATAAAGAAACTCGGTGACATTCCAGTGTCAATCACAAAACACCGTATTCTGAACATTGTGAAGGGTGTGATCTCTGAGAGTGAGCTTCTTGACTGTTCTGACAGCGAGATCGAAGAAGGTTTGCGGGAGCATGGCGTGGTGGCAGCGAGGCGGATAATCATGCGTCGCGATGGCAAAGAAATGCAAACTAAGCACATCGTACTGTCATTCCAGCTACACAGACTCCCTGAAACCATCAAAGCAGGTTACCTGAACTGCCACGTGCGACCTTACATTCCTAACCCGCGACGTTGCTTCAAGTGTCAACGTTTCGGGCACGGATCACAGGTCTGCCGCGGACAGAAAACGTGTCCAAAATGTTCAGGCAACGGTCACACACCAGAATCATGTGAGAACACAGTACGTTGTGCAAACTGCAAGGGCGACCACCCAGTATACTCAAGATCTTGCCCccggtggaaagaagaaaaagaaatacttcGAATAAAAGCAGAACAAAACATATCATATCAAGCAGCAAAGGCACAAGCAGAGTTTGCTAGAAAAGGCACTTTCTCCGAGGTGGCGCGCAGGGGAGTAGCACCACCGAGGAAATCTGTAGAGACCCAGACTTCTGGGTGTCTACCTCAAACTCCCCAACAGAAAGGTGGAGACACGAGAGTGTCTCCGCCTGCTCCTATGTCTCCTGGGAGCACCCTGGCTTGCCAGGCACACACCAAGGAGATAGCCACAGCTTCCAGTGATGTTGATGGCACAGTCTCAGTCTGGGACGGAACCATGCCGGAACCATCCCAGACCATGTCACAAAGCATGGAATTGGATGACGATGACTGCTTATCCCAGAAATCGTCATCCAGTCTGCCAGGTGTTCTCTCTCAGggcaaagaaaagagagagaaaacatcTGGTCGAGGTAGGGGCAGCAGAACAAAAGACATGCAGAAATTACCTCCACGAAGAATAACCCCTCCTTGA